The following are from one region of the Calditrichota bacterium genome:
- a CDS encoding sigma-54-dependent Fis family transcriptional regulator, which translates to MKSKKIIIVEDNETMRLGMSETLRREGYEISDFADAQEALSHFKNNPTPLIISDLRMDKMDGMELLQKIKDEDTRPEFIIVSAYGTVETAVKAMHLGAADFMTKPFSNEELRIRVRKIFEKLAARNEFEKLQEQNLYLNEELSRAYPEIIGQSPVMQDLFEMVEKVAAGESTIIIEGESGTGKELVARAIHRRSKRCDKPFVRVNCGALNDNLLESELFGHEKGAFTGAIRQRKGRFELAEGGTLFLDEIGDISLTMQVKLLRVLQEKEFERVGGEETIQTDVRIISATNKNLHEAASQNNFREDLYYRLSVIPIKLPALRERKEDIALLTRFFIDKINSDTDRSFSPAAIEAMMAYSWPGNIRELENLVERLLVISNEKEISMQTIARYLGNNISNSENYDGIPLDDALFKFEKNLIQHAMKKSDGIKNRAAKLLGIGTSSLYYKLEKYKLL; encoded by the coding sequence ATGAAATCAAAAAAAATAATAATTGTAGAAGATAACGAAACTATGCGTTTGGGTATGAGCGAAACCCTGCGCCGCGAAGGCTATGAAATAAGTGATTTTGCTGATGCCCAGGAGGCCTTAAGCCATTTTAAGAATAATCCCACGCCTCTTATTATTTCCGATTTGCGCATGGACAAGATGGATGGCATGGAGCTTCTACAGAAAATAAAAGATGAAGATACCAGGCCCGAATTTATTATTGTTTCGGCTTATGGCACGGTTGAAACAGCTGTAAAAGCCATGCATTTGGGCGCTGCCGATTTTATGACAAAACCGTTTTCCAATGAAGAATTGCGCATCCGGGTACGAAAAATTTTTGAAAAGCTTGCGGCAAGAAATGAGTTTGAAAAACTTCAGGAGCAAAATCTTTATTTAAATGAAGAACTGTCCCGCGCGTATCCGGAAATTATTGGGCAATCTCCTGTTATGCAGGATTTGTTTGAAATGGTTGAAAAGGTTGCGGCTGGTGAAAGCACAATAATAATTGAAGGCGAAAGCGGAACAGGCAAAGAACTTGTAGCACGTGCAATTCATCGCAGAAGCAAACGGTGTGACAAACCATTTGTACGAGTAAATTGTGGCGCGTTGAATGATAACCTTTTGGAAAGCGAATTATTTGGCCATGAAAAAGGCGCTTTTACCGGGGCAATCCGTCAGCGAAAAGGACGTTTTGAATTAGCTGAAGGGGGCACGTTATTTTTAGATGAGATTGGTGATATTTCTCTAACAATGCAGGTAAAGCTTTTGCGTGTATTGCAAGAAAAAGAATTTGAACGTGTGGGTGGTGAAGAGACTATCCAGACCGATGTGCGAATAATTTCTGCAACCAATAAAAATTTACATGAGGCCGCGTCTCAAAATAATTTTAGGGAAGATTTGTATTACCGGCTTAGCGTGATTCCCATTAAACTGCCCGCATTACGAGAACGCAAAGAAGACATCGCTTTATTGACCCGTTTTTTCATTGACAAAATTAATAGTGACACAGATCGTTCTTTTTCTCCTGCGGCAATTGAAGCCATGATGGCTTATTCCTGGCCTGGTAATATCCGGGAGCTGGAAAACCTGGTTGAAAGGTTGTTGGTAATTTCAAATGAAAAAGAAATATCAATGCAAACAATTGCCCGTTACCTGGGGAATAATATTTCAAATTCCGAAAATTATGATGGAATTCCTTTGGATGATGCACTATTCAAGTTTGAAAAAAATCTAATCCAGCATGCAATGAAAAAATCGGATGGCATAAAAAACAGGGCTGCCAAACTTTTAGGGATTGGTACAAGCTCGCTTTATTATAAGCTGGAGAAGTATAAGTTGTTGTAA